The following proteins are co-located in the Aurantiacibacter atlanticus genome:
- a CDS encoding ATP-binding protein, protein MTEMPGNQFSNAAPLGTAQSTTPPPHEELGTQALQSDDKARLPIGVVLEIAGSGSAVALDLLRLNECIDDPDPSIALAGQVGSQIKIKTADGWLLASVRNQRQDRRGDGNSVIANIDFMGEGREEKLTGKIHGFRRGVTRYPIPGAMIYPATTEDLRQIYASDGRSSIQIGTVYPTGDIRAGMYIDAMLGKHFALLGSTGTGKSTSAALILHRICQAAPQGHILMIDPHGEYSAAFRNTGQIFDVSNLQMPYWLMNFEEHCEVLLKSSGNDLQNDRDILAKCLLAARQKNRLAEGMGKITVDSPIPYLLSDLTGMIQDEMGKLDKATNTAPYMRIKTKIDELKADPRYQFLFSGMLVGDTMADFISKIFRMPSSGKPISIIDVSGVPSDITSTVVAVLSRLVFDFAIWGRNEKTSPILLVCEEAHRYVPSEKNADGNSVGRVLSRIAKEGRKYGISLGLITQRPSDLAEGVLSQCGTIISMRLNNDRDQAFVKAAMPEGARGFLDSIPALRNRECIICGEGVSVPIRVSFDNLEESKRPASEDPSFVDLWNQGGGEEDMVERTVQRWRAQGT, encoded by the coding sequence ATGACTGAGATGCCCGGCAACCAGTTTTCCAATGCAGCCCCATTAGGTACTGCGCAGTCGACTACTCCGCCCCCGCACGAAGAGCTGGGGACGCAGGCTCTGCAAAGCGATGACAAAGCGCGCCTGCCGATCGGCGTTGTGCTGGAAATCGCCGGCTCCGGCTCTGCTGTTGCACTCGATCTTTTGCGGCTCAATGAATGCATTGATGATCCCGATCCCTCAATTGCGCTGGCCGGACAGGTGGGCTCGCAAATCAAGATCAAGACTGCTGACGGCTGGCTGCTCGCATCTGTCCGCAACCAGCGGCAGGATCGGCGTGGGGATGGCAATTCGGTCATCGCCAATATCGATTTCATGGGCGAAGGGCGCGAGGAAAAGCTGACCGGCAAGATCCATGGTTTCCGCCGTGGTGTGACGCGCTATCCCATTCCCGGCGCGATGATTTATCCCGCGACGACAGAGGATCTGCGCCAGATCTACGCATCGGACGGGCGCAGCTCAATCCAGATCGGCACGGTCTATCCCACAGGCGATATCCGTGCGGGCATGTATATTGACGCCATGCTGGGCAAGCATTTCGCTTTGCTCGGCTCCACCGGCACGGGTAAATCGACCAGTGCGGCGCTCATCCTGCACCGTATCTGTCAGGCGGCCCCGCAAGGGCACATCCTGATGATTGATCCGCATGGCGAATATTCTGCCGCCTTCCGCAACACCGGCCAGATTTTCGACGTGTCCAATCTGCAGATGCCCTATTGGCTGATGAATTTTGAAGAACATTGCGAAGTGCTGCTGAAGTCGTCGGGTAATGACCTTCAGAATGACAGGGACATTCTGGCAAAATGCCTTCTGGCTGCACGACAAAAAAACCGGCTTGCCGAAGGCATGGGCAAGATTACCGTGGATTCGCCCATTCCCTATCTTCTGTCTGACCTCACCGGCATGATCCAGGATGAAATGGGTAAGCTGGACAAGGCCACCAATACTGCGCCTTACATGCGGATCAAGACCAAGATTGACGAATTGAAGGCTGATCCGCGTTATCAATTCCTGTTTTCCGGAATGCTCGTGGGCGATACAATGGCCGACTTCATTTCCAAGATTTTCCGCATGCCGTCGTCGGGCAAACCGATTTCAATAATTGACGTGTCGGGCGTGCCTTCGGACATTACCAGCACAGTAGTTGCAGTGCTCAGCCGCCTTGTCTTCGATTTCGCAATCTGGGGTCGAAACGAGAAAACCAGCCCGATCCTGCTCGTTTGCGAAGAAGCGCACCGTTACGTGCCGAGCGAGAAGAATGCCGATGGCAATTCGGTTGGCCGCGTCCTCAGCCGTATTGCCAAGGAAGGCCGTAAATACGGTATCTCGCTCGGCCTTATCACGCAGCGGCCGTCAGATCTTGCAGAAGGCGTGCTGTCACAGTGCGGCACCATCATCTCCATGCGCCTGAACAATGACCGCGATCAGGCTTTCGTGAAGGCGGCCATGCCTGAAGGCGCGCGCGGGTTTCTCGATTCAATTCCGGCGCTGCGTAACCGTGAGTGCATCATCTGCGGCGAGGGTGTGTCCGTTCCGATCCGCGTCAGCTTCGATAATCTGGAAGAATCGAAGCGCCCGGCATCCGAAGATCCCAGCTTCGTGGATTTGTGGAACCAGGGGGGCGGCGAAGAGGACATGGTTGAACGCACCGTCCAGCGTTGGCGTGCCCAAGGGACGTGA
- a CDS encoding sulfite exporter TauE/SafE family protein gives MDVYLPIANLAVDGLVIVVLGVATGILSGVFGVGGGFLTTPLLIFYGIPPTVAAASAATQVTGASVSGVFAHSRNNGVDYQIGLVIVSGGMVGALVGAGLFTLLSSLGQIDTVINILYVLLLGTIGGLMLQEALSALGVVSSSTDKPRAAKRRHHPWIAVLPYRWRFYRSGLYISPIAPLILGLVVGILTMLMGVGGGFIMVPAMLYILGMSAKVVVGTSLFNILFITMLVTMVHSFTTRAVDIVLAGLLLLGSVIGAQFGTRIAQFAKPEYLRLALGTIVVGIALRMAYGLTVRPDEVYTVVPL, from the coding sequence ATGGATGTCTATCTCCCCATTGCGAATCTGGCAGTCGACGGTCTGGTGATCGTCGTTCTGGGCGTGGCGACGGGCATCCTTTCAGGCGTTTTTGGCGTAGGTGGTGGATTTCTGACAACACCACTGCTTATATTTTATGGCATTCCGCCCACCGTGGCGGCCGCATCTGCTGCAACGCAGGTGACGGGCGCCAGCGTGTCGGGCGTCTTTGCCCATAGCCGCAATAATGGCGTCGATTATCAGATCGGGCTGGTAATCGTGTCGGGCGGCATGGTCGGGGCACTGGTGGGGGCGGGGCTGTTTACCCTGCTAAGTTCGCTCGGGCAGATAGATACCGTCATCAACATTCTCTATGTGTTGCTGCTGGGCACGATTGGCGGGCTGATGTTGCAAGAAGCACTAAGTGCTCTTGGGGTTGTGTCATCGTCCACCGATAAGCCGCGCGCCGCCAAGCGCCGCCACCACCCGTGGATTGCCGTATTACCCTATCGCTGGCGCTTCTATCGCTCGGGCCTGTATATCTCTCCTATTGCGCCTTTGATATTGGGATTGGTGGTCGGCATCCTCACTATGCTGATGGGAGTTGGCGGCGGGTTCATAATGGTGCCGGCAATGCTCTACATCCTCGGGATGAGTGCCAAGGTCGTGGTTGGCACCAGCCTGTTCAACATCCTTTTCATCACCATGCTGGTGACGATGGTGCATTCCTTCACCACGCGCGCCGTTGATATCGTGCTGGCGGGTCTGTTGTTGCTCGGCTCTGTCATCGGGGCGCAGTTCGGCACGCGGATCGCGCAATTTGCAAAGCCGGAATATCTTCGTCTCGCGCTTGGCACGATAGTGGTCGGTATCGCGCTTCGCATGGCCTATGGCCTGACTGTCCGTCCGGACGAAGTTTACACCGTGGTGCCGTTATGA
- a CDS encoding TIGR02186 family protein — protein MIARIAAIFAFALCALTQIAPAHAQDTDPILVPDISEHDIVLRQGFTGADLLLFGAILDPAGGRVGEGYDVVVVLKGPTEEIRLREKERWFGIWINADTTAYRSVPSFYAIASSRPIADIVDERTAAIYELGLNYLQLSPTDSIDPVEQARFSAGLVDLRQRLGLYAQFEDGVQVSENVLYRARLPIPSNVIPGRYVAETFAIADGRVITSATSEVQVLKEGFEGVVAEEAEENAFFYGLFAVGLSVFMGWAAGRLFSLV, from the coding sequence ATGATCGCCCGCATCGCTGCCATCTTTGCATTTGCCCTGTGTGCGCTCACACAGATTGCTCCAGCCCACGCGCAGGACACGGATCCGATCCTCGTGCCCGATATTTCGGAACATGACATTGTCCTTCGGCAAGGTTTCACCGGGGCTGACCTCCTCCTCTTCGGGGCCATCCTTGATCCTGCTGGTGGCCGCGTGGGGGAAGGCTATGATGTTGTCGTGGTCCTCAAAGGACCAACCGAGGAAATCCGCCTGCGCGAAAAGGAACGCTGGTTTGGCATCTGGATCAATGCGGACACCACTGCATATCGCTCGGTCCCCAGCTTCTATGCCATTGCCAGTTCGCGCCCGATTGCAGATATCGTGGATGAACGGACCGCTGCGATTTACGAACTTGGGTTAAATTACCTCCAGCTGTCCCCCACCGATTCCATTGATCCAGTGGAGCAAGCGCGCTTTTCCGCAGGATTGGTGGATTTGCGCCAGCGCCTTGGCCTTTATGCGCAATTTGAAGACGGGGTGCAGGTCTCCGAAAACGTGCTCTACCGGGCTCGTCTGCCCATTCCCTCCAATGTGATACCGGGCCGCTATGTGGCGGAAACATTCGCCATAGCAGATGGGCGCGTCATCACTTCTGCCACATCGGAAGTGCAGGTACTCAAAGAAGGGTTCGAAGGGGTCGTGGCTGAAGAGGCGGAAGAGAACGCCTTTTTCTACGGGCTGTTCGCTGTTGGCCTGTCGGTTTTCATGGGCTGGGCGGCCGGGCGCCTCTTCTCGCTCGTCTGA